The following proteins are encoded in a genomic region of Lachnospiraceae bacterium KM106-2:
- a CDS encoding ATP-dependent RNA helicase RhlE, which yields MKFKDINLMEPIQRALEEMNYEEPSPIQEKTIPLLLEGRNVLGCAQTGSGKTAAFALPILQKLSGGKKGKIRALIMEPTRELAIQTSDNFVQYAKYLDLSVCAIFGGVQQQAQINKIEQGVDILVATPGRLLDLMGQGYIKLDEIQMFVLDEADQMLDMGFISDIRKIAKEMPVKRQTLLFSATMPKPIERLADTLLENPVTVKQNIVNHTVDTVSQSVYYVDKPNKIPLLISILKSGEVKNAIVFTNTKYGADKVVKQLLKVAIRARAIHGDKGQNSRQDALLQFKNGKVQVLVATDIAARGIDVAELSHVFNYDIPKNTETYIHRIGRTGRAGLEGAAINFCNIDEMEDFHEIEYQIGKTISKVNSQWPMQIFEKKEKVARQPRKKKVVEEEVDITKVKDVSLSGKSVKKKSNYRPRQDKNESGKDKSFYKKKNNYGKGKRKSAK from the coding sequence ATGAAATTTAAAGACATAAACTTAATGGAACCAATTCAACGAGCACTGGAAGAAATGAATTATGAAGAACCCTCACCAATTCAGGAAAAGACAATCCCCCTACTACTAGAAGGTAGAAATGTATTAGGATGTGCTCAGACAGGAAGCGGAAAGACAGCAGCATTTGCATTACCAATTCTTCAAAAATTATCAGGTGGTAAAAAAGGCAAGATTCGTGCGCTTATCATGGAACCCACAAGAGAACTTGCAATTCAGACAAGTGATAATTTTGTTCAATATGCAAAGTATTTGGACTTATCTGTATGTGCGATCTTTGGTGGAGTACAGCAGCAGGCACAGATCAATAAGATCGAACAGGGTGTTGATATCTTAGTAGCGACACCGGGACGTTTACTTGATTTAATGGGACAAGGATATATTAAATTAGATGAGATCCAGATGTTTGTATTAGATGAAGCAGATCAAATGCTTGATATGGGATTTATATCAGATATCAGAAAAATTGCAAAAGAAATGCCAGTAAAACGTCAGACGTTATTATTCAGTGCGACAATGCCAAAGCCAATCGAGCGTCTTGCAGATACCTTATTAGAGAATCCGGTAACGGTAAAACAGAATATTGTAAATCATACAGTTGATACGGTAAGTCAATCCGTATATTATGTAGACAAACCAAATAAGATACCACTATTGATCTCTATCTTAAAGTCAGGGGAAGTAAAGAATGCGATTGTCTTTACGAATACAAAATATGGTGCAGATAAAGTTGTAAAGCAATTATTAAAAGTTGCCATCCGTGCCCGTGCTATTCATGGAGATAAGGGACAGAATTCAAGACAGGATGCTTTGCTTCAATTTAAAAATGGCAAGGTACAAGTTTTAGTTGCAACAGACATCGCAGCAAGAGGAATTGATGTCGCAGAGTTATCTCATGTATTTAACTATGATATTCCAAAGAATACGGAAACATATATTCACCGAATCGGAAGAACGGGAAGAGCCGGCTTAGAAGGTGCTGCCATTAATTTCTGTAATATTGATGAGATGGAAGATTTTCATGAGATCGAATATCAGATTGGTAAGACAATTTCTAAGGTCAACTCCCAGTGGCCGATGCAGATATTTGAAAAGAAAGAAAAAGTGGCAAGACAACCAAGAAAGAAAAAGGTTGTAGAAGAGGAAGTTGACATAACGAAAGTTAAAGATGTCTCTTTAAGTGGAAAGTCAGTAAAGAAAAAGAGTAACTATAGACCGAGACAAGATAAAAACGAATCGGGTAAAGATAAATCATTCTATAAAAAGAAGAATAATTATGGTAAGGGAAAGAGAAAATCAGCGAAATAA
- a CDS encoding conserved repeat domain protein → MIGTFTDVGTVTRTTESGAFSFTGVPNGFYRVVEAAGYTGTTPVPGVWGNPGEIEVTPRDPNISQVTGAPTGSNGVMSLTPNTLYLGTDGTGDILFEDVFYIDVPVIDVPLEINNYVVTGNNLITAADNGTFGFWPNGTPPQTSPTEKPYTAADNFRTSFDFTAYNQDYPTDGQYSINNTIINENFETWFNLSDHTTAIETGRMMIVNGSNPNQSIVSTDVTLQANTDYVFSTWIMNVDSDVNSELPQLRATITGGDGTKLYDQPLSDLLNVTLVPTWKQIGVVFNSQGNTSATVEFVSLGGAAGGNDYIIDDIQLFELVQTPITSTQKQAGRTLVNPGDTIPYTVTFSNTGNQPLTNVTLQDIIPTGTTVVPDSLIVNGVQTSEANLASGIVLQDVPTGGDVTITFDVTVGTGVANGTILRNAAGITYTYVTPTGTTATVTSTSNVVDTGVISQTCPICPTGATGATGATGDPGPIGPTGPTGPAGSSSTLNSFEVATWQSQCIAEGSAVFLGYIIRSSGEGIAYNPNEFGIRLQPNTSYLVTYQVGIEANPEQLCQTAAINLNLNGSPYPGSYTTQQISSNTEENLVCSVIVQTPEQESLLSMINFGKGCTNITSVKIIVIQLG, encoded by the coding sequence GTGATCGGTACTTTTACTGATGTTGGAACCGTGACAAGAACAACAGAGTCTGGAGCATTTTCCTTTACCGGTGTACCAAATGGATTCTATCGAGTAGTAGAAGCAGCTGGATATACGGGAACCACTCCAGTTCCAGGTGTATGGGGAAATCCAGGAGAAATAGAAGTAACACCAAGGGATCCTAATATATCTCAAGTAACCGGTGCCCCAACCGGATCAAATGGGGTGATGTCATTAACTCCAAATACATTATATCTCGGAACGGATGGGACGGGAGATATCCTTTTTGAAGATGTTTTTTACATTGATGTACCTGTGATTGATGTCCCATTGGAAATCAATAATTATGTGGTAACTGGAAATAACTTGATTACAGCAGCAGACAATGGAACATTCGGATTTTGGCCAAATGGAACACCTCCACAGACGAGTCCAACAGAGAAACCTTATACAGCAGCCGATAATTTTAGAACATCGTTTGATTTTACAGCATATAATCAAGATTATCCAACGGATGGACAATACAGTATCAACAATACGATAATCAATGAGAACTTTGAGACATGGTTTAATCTGTCTGATCATACCACAGCGATTGAGACTGGAAGAATGATGATCGTAAATGGCAGCAATCCGAATCAATCCATCGTGTCAACCGATGTAACATTACAAGCGAACACGGACTATGTTTTTTCGACTTGGATCATGAACGTTGATTCGGATGTAAATTCAGAGCTTCCACAATTAAGAGCTACTATTACGGGTGGAGATGGAACTAAGCTTTATGATCAGCCATTATCGGATCTATTGAATGTTACATTAGTTCCGACATGGAAGCAGATAGGAGTTGTATTTAATAGTCAGGGTAATACCAGTGCAACCGTGGAATTTGTCAGCTTAGGTGGCGCTGCTGGTGGAAATGACTATATCATCGATGACATCCAATTATTTGAATTGGTTCAGACACCGATTACTTCAACACAGAAGCAAGCCGGAAGAACCTTAGTGAATCCAGGAGATACGATTCCGTATACCGTTACGTTTTCCAATACAGGGAATCAGCCATTAACGAACGTGACGTTACAAGATATCATTCCAACAGGAACGACAGTCGTACCAGATAGTTTGATTGTAAATGGGGTACAGACATCGGAAGCTAACTTAGCATCTGGTATCGTCCTTCAAGATGTTCCTACAGGAGGAGATGTGACCATTACTTTTGATGTGACCGTGGGAACTGGGGTTGCTAATGGGACTATTCTGAGGAATGCTGCAGGTATCACATATACGTATGTAACGCCAACGGGAACGACAGCAACCGTAACTTCGACTAGTAATGTGGTGGATACCGGAGTAATCAGTCAGACTTGTCCGATTTGTCCAACCGGAGCGACTGGGGCAACCGGAGCAACTGGAGACCCGGGACCTATTGGACCAACAGGACCAACAGGACCAGCGGGAAGCAGCAGTACACTAAATAGCTTTGAAGTAGCAACATGGCAGAGTCAATGCATTGCTGAAGGAAGTGCAGTATTTCTGGGGTATATTATTCGAAGTTCAGGGGAGGGCATCGCATATAATCCAAATGAATTTGGCATTCGTCTACAACCTAATACTAGTTATTTGGTGACTTATCAAGTTGGAATTGAAGCCAATCCTGAGCAGTTATGTCAGACGGCAGCTATTAATCTGAATCTAAATGGATCGCCATATCCAGGTTCTTATACAACGCAGCAGATTAGCTCCAATACAGAAGAAAACCTAGTATGCAGTGTAATCGTTCAGACGCCGGAACAGGAGAGTTTGTTATCAATGATCAATTTTGGAAAAGGCTGTACGAATATTACAAGTGTAAAGATCATTGTGATTCAGCTTGGATAG
- a CDS encoding fumarate reductase flavoprotein subunit, whose amino-acid sequence MKKKLSLIMVGVLMTSMLTACGSSDSTKKNDASTQKVESTTETKQDKKADIVVIGAGGAGMTAAIQAAQDGATNVVIVEKMPITGGNTTRATGGLNAAETKYQEKQKIKDSVELFVKDTMEGGKNLNDKDLVTTLAKNSASAVDWVNEIGGDLGVVAMFGGASVERIHRPSDTSAVGPMLVTTLNNKIEELNIPVLLETEAKKIIVDESGKVTGVKVSDKDGEFTIDCKGVIVATGGFAANSEMVVKNNADYEGFGNTNHAGATGDGIVMATEVGAATVDMDQIQNHPTVDPETQTLYTEGVRGNGAILVNLDGKRFINELETRDVVSAAILEQKDAYCYMLFDQEVRESLSAIEKYISSGLVVEADSIEELAGKIGVNKENLVTTMKNYANYAKSGKDADFGRESMALPLTGSKYYAMKCAPAIHHTMGGLKINTSAEVLNADGKAISGLFAAGEVTGGVHGANRLGGNAVADIVVFGRIAGTSANKYVAANGGNTEATIKVAKKEEAATPEVDGNFKDGTYTGTGKGNGGDIKVEVTVKDGNVVKVELTDHHETPGIYENAESGVVNAIIRTQSTEVDTVTGATNSSNGIKEAVANALKEAK is encoded by the coding sequence ATGAAGAAGAAATTATCTTTAATCATGGTAGGTGTTCTTATGACATCTATGCTTACTGCATGTGGTAGCAGTGATTCAACAAAGAAGAATGATGCTAGCACACAGAAAGTAGAATCAACAACAGAAACGAAACAAGATAAAAAAGCGGATATCGTAGTTATCGGTGCAGGTGGAGCTGGTATGACTGCTGCAATCCAAGCGGCTCAAGATGGCGCAACAAATGTTGTTATCGTGGAAAAAATGCCAATCACAGGTGGTAACACAACTCGTGCTACAGGTGGTTTAAATGCAGCTGAAACAAAATACCAAGAAAAACAAAAGATCAAAGATTCTGTTGAATTATTTGTAAAAGATACAATGGAAGGTGGAAAAAACCTTAACGATAAAGATCTTGTAACTACATTAGCTAAGAACTCAGCTAGTGCAGTTGACTGGGTTAATGAAATTGGTGGAGATTTAGGCGTTGTTGCAATGTTTGGTGGAGCAAGTGTTGAACGTATCCACAGACCAAGCGATACAAGTGCAGTAGGACCAATGTTAGTTACTACACTTAATAACAAGATTGAAGAATTAAATATTCCTGTATTATTAGAAACAGAAGCAAAGAAGATCATCGTAGATGAATCTGGTAAAGTAACGGGTGTAAAAGTATCTGATAAAGATGGCGAATTTACAATTGATTGTAAGGGCGTTATCGTAGCAACAGGTGGTTTTGCAGCAAACAGCGAAATGGTTGTTAAAAATAATGCGGATTATGAAGGTTTTGGTAACACAAATCATGCAGGTGCAACAGGTGACGGTATCGTAATGGCTACAGAAGTTGGTGCAGCGACTGTAGATATGGATCAGATCCAAAACCATCCAACAGTAGATCCTGAGACACAGACACTTTACACGGAAGGGGTTCGTGGTAATGGTGCAATCTTAGTAAATCTTGATGGAAAACGTTTTATCAATGAATTAGAAACTCGTGATGTAGTATCTGCTGCAATCTTAGAACAAAAAGATGCATACTGCTATATGTTATTCGATCAAGAAGTTCGTGAAAGTTTATCAGCAATTGAAAAATATATCTCTTCTGGACTTGTTGTAGAAGCAGATAGCATTGAAGAATTAGCTGGTAAAATCGGTGTAAACAAAGAAAATCTTGTTACAACTATGAAAAACTACGCAAACTATGCAAAATCAGGAAAAGATGCAGACTTTGGCCGTGAAAGTATGGCACTTCCATTAACAGGTTCAAAATACTATGCAATGAAATGTGCTCCAGCGATCCACCATACAATGGGTGGTCTTAAGATCAACACAAGTGCAGAAGTATTAAATGCAGATGGTAAAGCAATCTCTGGTTTATTTGCAGCTGGTGAAGTAACTGGTGGAGTTCATGGTGCTAACCGTCTTGGTGGTAATGCCGTAGCTGATATCGTAGTATTCGGACGTATCGCTGGTACTTCAGCAAACAAATATGTTGCAGCAAATGGTGGAAACACAGAAGCTACAATTAAAGTAGCGAAGAAAGAAGAAGCAGCAACTCCAGAAGTTGATGGAAACTTTAAAGATGGCACTTACACTGGAACTGGTAAAGGTAACGGTGGTGACATCAAAGTAGAAGTAACTGTAAAAGATGGAAACGTTGTTAAAGTTGAATTAACTGATCATCATGAAACACCTGGTATCTATGAAAATGCAGAATCAGGAGTAGTAAATGCGATCATCCGTACACAATCTACAGAAGTGGATACTGTGACAGGTGCTACAAATTCTTCTAATGGTATTAAAGAAGCCGTAGCGAATGCATTAAAAGAAGCAAAATAG
- a CDS encoding extradiol ring-cleavage dioxygenase — translation MNVLASYLVPHPPIIIPAVGKGEERKLASTTAAYEKVAKDIEELNPDTIVIVSPHSMLYGDYFHISPGKRAEGSFEKFGVPEESFQIEYDEEFSNHLTTLAEKNQVRAGFLGEQDPSFDHGVMVPLYFLMKQFRENVTSPIVRIGLSGLSFEEHYKLGQLIQKTAKELDKNIVFIASGDLSHRLTKEGPYGYKKEGPIYDKKIMEMVSEADFLGLLTMQEEFCERAGECGHRSLCMMAGVFDGIEVKSKQLSYEGPFGVGYGIASFHPVGEKEERRLLEKAISIREKQIHLHREKEDRYVRLAREAVEEYIRNGKIIDVPSGLPEELSNKRAGVFVSLKIAGHLRGCIGTIEPTRDSIAKEIIENAISAATNDPRFDEVEEDELKSLVYSVDVLGEAEEIDSKELLDEKRYGVIVKSQNKLGLLLPNLDGIDSVDEQIAIAMQKAGIREGDPIILHRFEVIRHF, via the coding sequence ATGAATGTATTAGCATCCTATTTGGTACCGCACCCTCCAATCATCATTCCTGCAGTTGGAAAGGGGGAGGAAAGAAAACTTGCATCTACCACAGCAGCTTATGAGAAGGTGGCAAAGGATATAGAGGAGCTAAATCCAGATACCATTGTGATCGTATCACCACATAGTATGCTCTATGGAGATTATTTTCATATCTCACCAGGTAAGAGGGCAGAGGGAAGTTTTGAGAAGTTTGGAGTCCCAGAAGAGTCATTTCAAATAGAATATGATGAAGAATTTAGTAATCATCTGACCACACTGGCAGAAAAGAATCAGGTCAGAGCTGGATTCTTAGGAGAGCAAGATCCCTCTTTTGATCATGGTGTAATGGTTCCACTTTATTTTCTGATGAAACAGTTTAGAGAAAATGTAACTAGTCCGATCGTACGCATCGGTTTATCAGGGCTATCCTTTGAAGAACATTATAAATTAGGTCAGCTAATTCAAAAGACTGCTAAAGAGTTAGACAAAAATATCGTATTTATTGCCAGCGGAGATCTCTCTCATCGGTTGACAAAAGAAGGACCTTACGGTTATAAAAAAGAGGGACCTATCTATGATAAGAAGATCATGGAGATGGTATCCGAGGCAGATTTCCTAGGACTACTCACAATGCAGGAAGAATTTTGCGAGCGGGCAGGAGAGTGTGGACATCGTTCTCTCTGTATGATGGCAGGTGTCTTTGATGGCATAGAAGTAAAGTCAAAACAATTATCTTATGAAGGACCATTTGGCGTAGGTTACGGGATCGCCTCTTTTCATCCGGTAGGAGAGAAAGAGGAACGAAGATTATTAGAAAAAGCAATCTCTATTCGAGAAAAGCAGATCCATCTTCATAGGGAGAAAGAGGATCGTTATGTTCGATTAGCGCGAGAAGCGGTAGAAGAATATATCAGGAATGGTAAGATTATCGATGTACCATCTGGATTACCAGAAGAGTTAAGTAACAAAAGAGCTGGCGTCTTTGTATCGCTTAAAATTGCAGGACACCTAAGAGGCTGTATTGGAACTATTGAGCCTACTAGAGATTCGATTGCAAAAGAGATCATTGAGAATGCCATCAGTGCGGCAACAAATGATCCTCGATTTGATGAAGTAGAGGAAGATGAACTTAAATCGTTAGTTTATAGTGTGGATGTATTAGGAGAAGCCGAGGAAATTGATTCTAAAGAATTATTAGATGAGAAAAGATATGGTGTAATTGTTAAGAGCCAGAATAAGCTTGGATTGCTCTTGCCGAATTTGGATGGAATTGATTCTGTGGATGAGCAGATTGCAATAGCGATGCAAAAGGCAGGAATTAGAGAGGGTGATCCGATTATCTTACACCGTTTTGAAGTAATACGACATTTTTAG
- a CDS encoding methyl-accepting chemotaxis protein: MKQTNNNYKEINHLVISILTMITAIVTFGNVYGVLTGEKTLLVSMLFLLLGAGSIFDMRRIYKQDQASEKLKNHAWMGFFIMYVFTQFTTTRTIVFIYAVPVLFIMTLYSDFEFIKKVAFLFSVDNIIVIAWFVFGMKLTDSNMTMNYIVQGVSVFVVSFSTVLVTRMTKRFHEDTVNHIQAAHEQQEQILSEVLNIGGILDERSQEVYSVVTELQTTSQQMKVSTDSMAGGIEKTAKNIKRQTGLTDNIQKIITDTSKQTNEMDQVSKSAIDQMDKGVRIVQELTQNTATMNHSSTQVTTSMAELRDKAMQINQISDTISAIAKQINILSLNASIESARAGEAGKGFAVVASEVGNLAAQTTTSVVDISKIIEELQQMLGKAFHSVEEFADVNAQQNELISSTEVIFKETINNMNHVNNIVSTVSSQVNELLVSNEDIVKSIHMTRNMSDDSMDRIKETSEATEKTFVVVEQTKTIADELVDAANSLKKYIV, from the coding sequence ATGAAACAGACGAATAACAATTATAAAGAAATAAATCATTTGGTCATTAGTATTCTTACTATGATTACAGCAATTGTAACATTCGGAAATGTATATGGCGTTTTGACAGGGGAAAAGACCTTATTAGTAAGTATGTTATTTCTATTGTTAGGTGCAGGAAGTATCTTCGATATGAGACGAATCTACAAGCAAGATCAAGCGTCAGAGAAACTAAAGAATCATGCATGGATGGGATTTTTCATTATGTATGTATTTACACAGTTTACGACCACTAGAACCATCGTATTTATTTATGCAGTTCCAGTTTTATTTATTATGACGCTCTATAGTGATTTTGAATTTATAAAAAAAGTTGCTTTTCTATTTAGCGTTGATAATATCATTGTAATTGCATGGTTTGTGTTTGGAATGAAACTAACGGACAGCAATATGACTATGAATTATATCGTACAGGGTGTTTCGGTATTTGTCGTTTCATTTAGTACAGTATTAGTAACGAGAATGACCAAAAGATTCCATGAGGATACGGTGAATCATATTCAGGCTGCACATGAACAGCAAGAACAGATATTAAGCGAAGTATTAAATATTGGTGGAATTCTGGATGAACGCTCTCAAGAAGTATACTCAGTCGTGACAGAACTTCAGACAACAAGCCAGCAGATGAAAGTGAGTACAGATTCTATGGCTGGTGGTATTGAAAAGACAGCTAAGAATATTAAGAGACAGACAGGTCTAACAGATAATATTCAAAAGATCATTACGGATACTTCGAAACAGACTAATGAAATGGATCAGGTCTCAAAGAGTGCGATCGATCAAATGGATAAAGGAGTACGTATCGTTCAAGAATTAACGCAGAATACGGCTACCATGAATCACAGCAGCACACAAGTTACTACATCTATGGCTGAATTAAGAGATAAAGCGATGCAGATCAATCAGATTTCAGATACGATTTCAGCGATTGCAAAACAGATTAATATTCTTTCGTTAAATGCTTCGATTGAAAGTGCGAGAGCGGGCGAAGCAGGAAAAGGATTTGCAGTTGTTGCGTCAGAGGTTGGAAATCTGGCAGCTCAGACAACAACATCCGTTGTAGATATTTCAAAGATCATTGAAGAATTGCAGCAGATGTTAGGAAAAGCATTTCATTCGGTAGAAGAATTTGCAGATGTTAATGCACAGCAAAATGAACTGATCTCATCGACGGAAGTGATCTTTAAGGAAACGATCAATAATATGAATCATGTTAATAATATTGTATCTACCGTATCTAGTCAGGTAAATGAATTATTGGTATCCAATGAGGATATCGTGAAGAGTATCCATATGACTCGTAATATGAGTGATGATTCTATGGATCGAATCAAAGAGACATCAGAGGCAACAGAAAAGACGTTCGTTGTAGTAGAACAGACGAAGACTATCGCAGATGAATTAGTAGATGCTGCGAATAGTCTAAAAAAATATATTGTATAG
- a CDS encoding Xaa-Pro aminopeptidase, with the protein MDFKKRRQQVFDKMENQSVLLLYSGIEAHVSADEYAPFETNRNFFYLTGLRRDNMILLMDKAASEPAVTLFIEEADPTQERWYGRKVTTEEAKEISQVDKIVFIDSFNSVIDRMMTREDVYTMYFDCYRHQMQDLPDYNLVQADKFRAMYPGVSIKNAFPLIAELRMQKDKDEVALIKEAIGITDAGLQNVLANLKPGMKEYQVQADFEYKIKYLGADSVSFPTIAGSGINGTMLHYDTNQNTCEDNTLILLDLGARYQGYCADITRTYPVNGKFTKQQREVYDVVLSANQKIVEVAKPGMTTLELNNVCKQVLAEGCIKLGLIEKEEEIGKYYMHGVSHHLGIDVHDVTVESNKKLRPGAVISNEPGLYIDEWKIGIRIEDDLLITEDGCEVLSKDIIRTADEIENYMAEQRA; encoded by the coding sequence ATGGATTTTAAAAAACGCAGACAGCAAGTATTTGATAAAATGGAAAATCAATCGGTATTACTATTATATTCAGGAATCGAAGCTCATGTAAGTGCAGATGAATATGCACCATTTGAGACAAATCGTAACTTCTTCTATTTAACGGGACTTCGTAGAGATAATATGATCTTACTTATGGATAAAGCAGCCAGCGAACCAGCCGTGACTCTCTTTATCGAAGAAGCAGATCCAACACAAGAGCGTTGGTATGGAAGAAAAGTTACCACTGAGGAAGCGAAAGAAATCTCACAGGTGGATAAGATCGTATTTATTGATAGCTTTAATTCTGTGATCGATCGTATGATGACAAGGGAAGATGTCTATACCATGTATTTTGATTGTTATCGTCATCAGATGCAGGATCTACCTGATTACAATTTAGTACAGGCTGATAAATTTAGAGCCATGTATCCGGGAGTTAGCATTAAGAATGCATTTCCACTGATCGCAGAACTAAGAATGCAAAAAGATAAAGATGAAGTAGCATTGATCAAAGAAGCGATTGGCATAACGGATGCGGGACTTCAGAATGTACTAGCTAATTTGAAACCGGGTATGAAAGAATATCAGGTTCAGGCTGATTTTGAATACAAGATCAAGTATCTTGGGGCAGATAGTGTATCCTTCCCAACGATTGCCGGAAGCGGTATTAATGGAACGATGCTTCATTATGATACGAACCAGAATACATGTGAAGATAATACTCTTATCTTATTAGATCTTGGTGCAAGATACCAAGGATACTGTGCTGATATTACAAGAACTTATCCGGTTAATGGAAAGTTCACGAAGCAGCAGAGAGAAGTCTATGATGTAGTATTATCGGCTAATCAAAAAATCGTAGAGGTTGCAAAACCAGGAATGACTACATTAGAGCTTAATAATGTATGTAAGCAGGTGTTAGCAGAAGGTTGTATCAAACTTGGTCTGATCGAGAAAGAAGAGGAGATCGGTAAATATTATATGCATGGCGTATCCCACCATCTCGGAATTGATGTTCACGATGTGACCGTTGAATCGAATAAAAAGCTTCGTCCCGGTGCGGTCATTTCCAATGAACCAGGGCTTTATATTGATGAATGGAAGATCGGAATCCGTATCGAAGATGATCTATTAATTACAGAAGATGGATGCGAAGTATTATCGAAAGATATTATTCGTACCGCTGATGAAATTGAGAATTATATGGCAGAACAGAGAGCGTAA
- a CDS encoding iron-sulfur-binding protein, with protein MIAIICMVAPILFSLFGKGRYWCGNYCPRGNFYEHVVSKISPNKKVPKFLKSLGFRIAMILLVFFNFGVGMYQNWGNLSGIGLVFYRIIVITSLVGIVLAFFYRPRTWCQFCPMGTIASYIARVRGRDNELAVTNSCVACGLCEKACPMELSPKEQKGDKVTSTDCILCKKCVYVCPKKSITEK; from the coding sequence ATGATTGCGATCATCTGTATGGTTGCTCCAATCTTATTTTCTTTGTTTGGAAAAGGACGTTATTGGTGCGGTAATTATTGTCCAAGAGGAAATTTCTATGAACATGTAGTAAGTAAGATCTCACCGAATAAGAAAGTTCCTAAATTTCTAAAATCACTAGGATTTCGTATTGCAATGATCCTTTTAGTCTTTTTCAATTTTGGTGTCGGAATGTATCAAAATTGGGGAAATCTATCTGGAATCGGATTGGTCTTTTATCGTATTATTGTGATCACGTCACTTGTTGGAATCGTATTAGCATTCTTTTATCGCCCAAGAACTTGGTGTCAGTTCTGTCCGATGGGAACCATTGCTTCTTATATCGCTAGAGTAAGAGGAAGAGATAATGAGTTGGCGGTTACGAATAGTTGTGTCGCTTGCGGTTTGTGTGAGAAAGCATGTCCAATGGAGCTTTCACCAAAAGAGCAGAAAGGTGATAAGGTAACAAGTACGGATTGTATTTTGTGCAAGAAATGTGTTTATGTTTGTCCAAAGAAATCTATTACAGAAAAGTAA